One window of Sulfuricaulis sp. genomic DNA carries:
- the lpxA gene encoding acyl-ACP--UDP-N-acetylglucosamine O-acyltransferase translates to MIHPLANVDPGAKIGKDVQIGAFSIIGAGVEIGNATWIGPHVVINGPTRIGENNRIYQFSSLGEAPQHQGYHGEPTWLEIGDRNIIREYCTLNRGTVGGGGVTRLGHDNFIMAYCHVAHDCQVGNLTIFANGTSLAGHVRVEDQVIFGGFTMVHQFCRVGAHVMTGISTVTFKDIPPYLLVAGNTAVPHGLNVRGLKRRNFSEQSIESLRQAYKLVYKTGLRLNEATEKLAQMAGMSAEVRYFLDFIKKSERGIVR, encoded by the coding sequence TTGATCCATCCCCTGGCCAATGTTGATCCGGGCGCCAAGATAGGAAAAGACGTTCAGATCGGCGCATTCAGCATCATTGGCGCTGGTGTGGAGATTGGCAACGCGACCTGGATTGGCCCCCATGTCGTGATTAACGGACCGACACGCATTGGCGAAAATAACCGGATCTACCAGTTTTCATCACTGGGGGAGGCCCCACAGCATCAGGGTTACCACGGAGAACCCACGTGGCTTGAGATCGGCGATCGCAATATTATCCGGGAATACTGCACGTTAAATCGCGGGACAGTGGGTGGCGGCGGGGTTACCCGGCTGGGACATGACAATTTTATTATGGCGTATTGTCACGTGGCACATGATTGCCAGGTTGGGAACCTTACGATTTTTGCCAATGGCACCAGTCTTGCCGGTCATGTCAGGGTGGAAGATCAGGTAATTTTCGGCGGGTTCACGATGGTCCACCAATTCTGCCGTGTTGGTGCGCATGTCATGACGGGCATCAGTACGGTGACCTTCAAGGACATCCCGCCATATCTTCTGGTGGCGGGCAATACCGCCGTTCCTCACGGACTCAACGTGCGCGGACTGAAGCGACGGAATTTTTCCGAACAGTCTATTGAATCCCTTCGCCAGGCCTATAAGCTGGTCTACAAAACCGGGTTGCGGCTCAATGAGGCAACCGAAAAGTTGGCACAGATGGCCGGCATGAGCGCCGAAGTCAGATACTTTCTCGATTTCATCAAGAAGTCAGAACGCGGTATTGTTCGCTAA